The Geobacter metallireducens GS-15 region ATCTCGTCAACGGAGGCTGTGTCCAGGCACAGGTCATGGGCCTCCATAATGGCGTCGGCGACAGAATCGCCGCTGACGTCGATGTTCAGGTGCCCTTTCAGGTAGGTATGGCCGCAGCCGATGTTCAGTTTCATGGTCTACCGGTGGCCGAGAAACGAGTCCCTCAGCCTTTTTTCATTCCCCCGGGCGCCGAGGGTCGCGAGCCTCCTGCGCGCCTTCAACAGGAGCCGGTACCAGGGGTTTCGCAGCTCTCTCTCGAAAATGTGCTGCTCGATCCGGTGGAAGCAGTAGGGATCGTTGTGGAATTCCCCGGTCTTCATGAGGGACATCTCGTTGCATCCCCCCTTGCACGTGGCCAAGTGCGGGCATACGCGGCAGTTCTCCCCGGCGTCGTCGGCGGTAAAGCCCCGCGAATAGGGGAAAGCCCCGGCGCTCCGCCAGAGATCGCGGACCGACGTCTCCCGCACATTGCCGGCAATGGTGCTGTCGTCCATGGAGAGGCACCCCTTGATGTTGCCGTTGCTCTGGATGCCGATGACCGACACCCCGGCCTGGCACCCCGTCCACTCACCGGTCAACGAGATGTTGTCCAGCATCAGGGAGTGGTAGCCCATGTCATGGGCGCCGATGACCGGCATCGCGTGAATCGGGTACGCTTTTCGGGTGGAGGCGATGAAGAGCCCCACGGAATAGAACTCTTCCTCGTCCAGGAGCAACTCCCGGGGGAATCTCCTTCCCTCGGCCCCGGCCACCTGGATCTGCCACGCAACGTTTTTCCTCAGCAACTGCTCCCGCAGAGCCGTAAGTTCCGTCAGGTTCATCCTGTGGACCGTGGTGATGACGCTCACCGGCAGTCCCGCCTCCCCTGCCGCCCGGATGAAATCCCAGGTTTCCCGGAAGGCGCCGCTCCGCCCCCGGATATGGTCGTGGATGGCGGGGGTTGCGGCATCGAGGCTCACGGCAACGGCGCGGGGGTCCAGTTCCCTGAGCCGCGCGAAGATCTCGGGGTCATGAATCGTCCCGTTGGTGATGACGGAGAGCTCCATGCCGAGCTTCCTGATGAGGCCGGCGATCTGCCAGAAATCCTTCCTCAGGAGCGGCTCGCCCCCCATGAGGGCAACGCCGAGGCAGCCGGCCTCTTTCAGGTCATGACACAGGGCCACGGCCTCGTCGGTCGTCAGCTCGTCGGTTCTCCTGCTCCCCGCGCTCGACCCGCAGTGGATGCAGTTCAGGTTGCAGGCCAGGGTAAACTCCCAAACCGCGCATTCGAGGGTATAGGCGCCGTTCACGACCTACCCCGCTCAGCGGGAGAGGTGCCGGAAATCCCGGACGCTCACGGTGTAGTACTTGGTGCCGCAGGGATAACCGGGGAAGGGACCGCCACAGTCGTCATCGGGAATCACCGGCTCCGCCTGCTGGGCGAGGCACTCCTGTGCGCACTCCTCCCTGGTTTCGAAGGGAACCACGCCTTCGCAGCCCCCGTAGACGAACTCCTTGCACTCATTGGTCTTCGGGTCAAAATAGTATTTCCAGAACAGGGCCTTGCAGGGACCGCCGTCCGGCTTGAGGCGGCACTTCTCCGGCAGCGGCTCCTTGGCCTGGGGTTTTACGTGATCTTGAAGAGGAACCGTGGCATCAGCCTGGGCCGAACCAGTAAAGGCGGAAATGATCAATGCCATAAGCCCCGACATGCCGATCCTGACGAAGCTCCTGATCTCGCCTTCTCCAAGACCCGCCTTTTTCCCGATTCGAGCAATTTTCCTGTTCATCTCCACACCCCCGGATTCTGTCATAATTTTCGCCGGCCAAGGTTATATGGTCCTGTATTCCCTATCGGTTCGCGCATTCTTTTCTTGACCGAATTATACGGATTTTATCGCTCTGTCAGTGCTTACGCCGCTAATCCTTGAAGAGTAATGTTGCTTTCACGACCTGTTTCCCGTCATGCTCGATTTCGCACACATAGCGCCCCATGACGCCGCTGGCCGTGACCAGGGCCTTAGTGGGGGAAGTGCTGTCAAAAAACCGGAAACCGCTTTGCAGCGCCTTCTCTTTCGCAACAGCCAGCAAAGTGCCGGCAGCCGTTTCGCGGCAGTAGCCGACCAGTTTTTTCTTGGTCCGGTAGCCGTCTGCCACACCGACCAGAAACATCAATATGATAACGGCCAATACCAGCTTGAAAACTTTCTTCACCATATCCACCCCCGTTGCGGATAACCATGGATTGATCGGATTTTCAAAGACTTTGCAAAAACGGTACCTTTGTCAAATCATCCCGCCGTGGCAACCAAGTGGATACAGATCACTTCCACCCCCAAAAAGCGCACATACTTGTATGATACGATTTTGTATGATAAACATTTGCCATGCGTTTTTATAACAGGGAAAAAGAACTTGCCCGCCTAATGGAAATAGCCACCCTCTCGGAAGAGTCGGCCCACCTGGCGGTCATCACCGGCAGGCGCCGGGTCGGCAAGACCGAACTGATCCGAAAGTTCGCCGAAGGACGGGACGACTTTCTCTATTTCTTCGTGTCGAAGAAAAAACCTCGCGTTCTGCTCGATGAATTCCGGGATCTCCTGGCCGCACGGGTGCCGCTGCTGGCCTCGGCATCCTTCGGGAGCTTTGACGATTTCTTCCGCGCTCTTTTCGAAATCACGAAAGAGCGCCCGCTGTTTATCGTCTTCGACGAGTTCCAGAACTTCCAGCAGGTGGACCCGGCGGTCTTTTCGACGCTCCAGGATCTGTGGGACCGGAACAAGGGCACCATCAAGGGGACCATCGTCTGCATCGGGTCGGTGCAGACCCTCATGCGCGAGATCTTCGAGGGCGCCAAGGAACCGCTCTTCGGTCGAGTGACCGCCCGGCTCTACGTGGAGCCCCTGATCCCCGACGTGGTTGCCACAATCCTTGCCGACCACCAGGTTGATGCGGTCAGGCACCTCCCCTTCTTCTTCACCCTCTTCGGCGGCATCCCCAAATACTATTTCCTGCTCGACCGCTACCGGCTCTTCGGCAAAACTCCGGCGGAGATCATCCGAAAATTCTTCTGCGAGACCGACGCCCTCTTACAGAACGAGGGGAAAGACCTCCTGGTGGAGGAGTTCGGCAAGAACTATCATCTCTACTTCTCCATCCTTCAGGTTATCGCCGGCGGCGAGAACCAGATGGCCCGCATCGCCGACAAGTCGGGGATCAACGTCAACAGCATCAGCAAATACCTCGACGAACTGACCTCCTACTACCAGGTCATCGAGCGACGGCTGCCGGTGACGGCGACCCGGCAGGAGCAGAAAACCGGCCGCTACTACCTGAAGGATCCGTTGCTCCGTTTCTGGTTCCGGTACATCTACCGCAACCAGAGCCTGATCGAGATCGGCGACGAAGAGGGGCTTCTGGGCAAGATCCAGGCAGATCTCTCGACCTTCATGGGGTGGTCGTTCGAGGAGTTGATCCGCGCCATGCTCCTGAAGCGCAATGACGGCACGGTGGTTCCGTTCGGCTTCACCCGGATCGGCGGATTCTGGACCAAGCGGGGGGATGTGGAGATTGACATCGTGGCGCTCAACGAGGAGGATGGAGCGATCTTCTTCGGCGAATGCAAGTTGAGCGGCAGCAGGTTCAGCGTGGCCGATGCCCGGCGGCTAAAGGAAAAGGCCAAGGCTGTCCCATGGCGCACCGGCGACCGGCGGGAGCATTTTGTCCTTTTCTGTATGGACGACCTTGAGAGCGACGCGGAACAGGCCCTTGCCGCCGAAGGGGTCGGCGTCGTAAGGCTTCGCCAGCTGCTATCGGTGCCATAAGATTGAAACCACACAGGGGTGCGTAAGACCGCCAGCGGCTGATGGTCGTCGAGACCAAGGGATACCACCTGAAAAACGACGATACCGACTACAAGGAGAAGCTCCTCGATCTCTGTACGGAAATGTTTCGGTGGGAAAACGTCAAGACTGTGGGAGAACTGGAGCTGGAGTATGATGCAAAAACATCCGTCGCCTGCGCCTTGGTGTTTCAGGAGCACTGGCGGACGGAACTGGCTGCGCTTTCGGGCGGGAATTGACGCCGGTCGGCGAACTGACTGGAAACCAATCAGAAACACTCCCCATATTATGACCCCTTCACCGCCGCCTGATCCGAAAAACCGAGGTAAAGGTGGCGGTCTTCACCCCTTTTTCGTCAAAGACCTCCGCCACCCCCCTGATGGTCCGCTCGTCTTCCCGGATGGCCTCGGCCCTGGCCGTGACCGTTCCCCCGTGGATGGGGGCATGGAATTTCAGATTGAGTTCGGTGGTCACGAAGTGGCTCCCTTCGGGGAGCATGCTCTTGATGGCCATGGCCACCGCCGTATCGGCCAGGGCGGTGACGGCGCCGCCGTGCATGAGCCCCTTTCCCTGGGCGTGTTTCACCTGGAACGGCATGGTGAGGCGCGCCTTCCCCCCCTCGGCCTCCTCGATAGTCATCCCCAGGTATTCCTCGAAGGGGGCACAGGCGATCCACTCGGGAAGCTCGAAGGGGAGCGCCACATCCTCTCCCATGGGTTCGTCGTAGAGATGCTCGTACATGGTCTTTCCTCTCTCCGTTAGGGCCTTACTTGAGCAGTTGGACCTTCACGGCCTCGTCGATGAAGCTCTCCTCGATGGCCTCCCGGACCCAGGCTTCCTTGCTCTTTGCCAGCACCCGGGCAACCCCCTCGGCCACGGCCGGGACCGGACTCCAGAGAGCATTGCGAATCTCACGCAGCTCATGGAGGTCTCCCCGGCGCCCGTCGGCCATCTCGCGGCAGCGGCCGCAGAGAAGGGCCAGGGTCTCCTCTGACGGCTCTTCATCCGGGCGGTAGTCCCAGGGGCGAAGGTCTTCCTTCCCCTCGCACCACTCGCAGGCAAACCCTGCCCGCTTGGCCAGGGCCTTCCCCAGCGCGCCTATCTGCTCCTGCCGCTCCCTGTTGGCCTGATACCCTTTTGCCATCGTTCCTGTTCCTATCCCTTCTTGGTCGGCATTTTCTTCCCCAAGAGCGCCATGACCTGCTTCATGTCATCCCACACCTCCCGCTTGCGTTCGGGGTAGCGCACGAGGAACGCCGGATGGAACGTGGGCATGAGGGGAATGCCGTGGTAGTCGTGGAACCGCCCCCGGAGGGCGGAGATCGGCTCCTTGGTGGCCAGGAGGGTCTGGGCCGCAAAGGTACCCAGCGCCACCA contains the following coding sequences:
- a CDS encoding ATP-binding protein; amino-acid sequence: MRFYNREKELARLMEIATLSEESAHLAVITGRRRVGKTELIRKFAEGRDDFLYFFVSKKKPRVLLDEFRDLLAARVPLLASASFGSFDDFFRALFEITKERPLFIVFDEFQNFQQVDPAVFSTLQDLWDRNKGTIKGTIVCIGSVQTLMREIFEGAKEPLFGRVTARLYVEPLIPDVVATILADHQVDAVRHLPFFFTLFGGIPKYYFLLDRYRLFGKTPAEIIRKFFCETDALLQNEGKDLLVEEFGKNYHLYFSILQVIAGGENQMARIADKSGINVNSISKYLDELTSYYQVIERRLPVTATRQEQKTGRYYLKDPLLRFWFRYIYRNQSLIEIGDEEGLLGKIQADLSTFMGWSFEELIRAMLLKRNDGTVVPFGFTRIGGFWTKRGDVEIDIVALNEEDGAIFFGECKLSGSRFSVADARRLKEKAKAVPWRTGDRREHFVLFCMDDLESDAEQALAAEGVGVVRLRQLLSVP
- a CDS encoding radical SAM/SPASM domain-containing protein, with protein sequence MNGAYTLECAVWEFTLACNLNCIHCGSSAGSRRTDELTTDEAVALCHDLKEAGCLGVALMGGEPLLRKDFWQIAGLIRKLGMELSVITNGTIHDPEIFARLRELDPRAVAVSLDAATPAIHDHIRGRSGAFRETWDFIRAAGEAGLPVSVITTVHRMNLTELTALREQLLRKNVAWQIQVAGAEGRRFPRELLLDEEEFYSVGLFIASTRKAYPIHAMPVIGAHDMGYHSLMLDNISLTGEWTGCQAGVSVIGIQSNGNIKGCLSMDDSTIAGNVRETSVRDLWRSAGAFPYSRGFTADDAGENCRVCPHLATCKGGCNEMSLMKTGEFHNDPYCFHRIEQHIFERELRNPWYRLLLKARRRLATLGARGNEKRLRDSFLGHR
- a CDS encoding PaaI family thioesterase, whose product is MYEHLYDEPMGEDVALPFELPEWIACAPFEEYLGMTIEEAEGGKARLTMPFQVKHAQGKGLMHGGAVTALADTAVAMAIKSMLPEGSHFVTTELNLKFHAPIHGGTVTARAEAIREDERTIRGVAEVFDEKGVKTATFTSVFRIRRR
- a CDS encoding BPTI/Kunitz domain-containing protein gives rise to the protein MNRKIARIGKKAGLGEGEIRSFVRIGMSGLMALIISAFTGSAQADATVPLQDHVKPQAKEPLPEKCRLKPDGGPCKALFWKYYFDPKTNECKEFVYGGCEGVVPFETREECAQECLAQQAEPVIPDDDCGGPFPGYPCGTKYYTVSVRDFRHLSR